One region of Natronorubrum aibiense genomic DNA includes:
- a CDS encoding MBL fold metallo-hydrolase, producing the protein MVETISAADLRDRIEAGTLDVLFDTRAPDDYEDWRISEAENVEYSGSDDELVGEFDPSEYGADDEIVATCATGRSAGKFATYLEEVEGFENVAYVDGGMEDWSLVYDVVPIATKRDDLEILQLQRRAKGCLGYLVGSKRTGKAALVDVTRATAAFERAAANRGYEIARVFDTHIHADHISAGRDLADKYGVPYHLGEPANTRDPQFEFDGLEPNETVMVGDVAIKAVHTPGHTTGMTSYFVEDEALLTGDTLFVESIGRTELQFAGEDAKSGARVQYETLQHKIATMPDHVKILPGHFSLTDDGEYIDVEPGMPMFSTVGDIWAKNEIISLEEDEFVEHMFENLPSKPPNYEKVIETNLGVYEPDGEDERNELELGPNRCAATEDSAVADD; encoded by the coding sequence ATGGTTGAGACGATTTCGGCAGCGGATCTTCGGGACCGAATCGAAGCGGGAACGCTGGACGTGCTCTTCGACACTCGAGCACCGGATGACTACGAGGACTGGCGGATTTCGGAGGCAGAAAACGTCGAGTACTCCGGCTCCGACGACGAACTCGTCGGCGAGTTCGATCCCAGCGAGTACGGGGCCGACGACGAAATCGTCGCCACGTGTGCGACCGGTCGTTCCGCCGGGAAGTTCGCCACGTACCTAGAGGAGGTCGAAGGCTTCGAAAACGTCGCGTACGTCGACGGTGGAATGGAAGACTGGAGTCTGGTCTACGACGTCGTTCCGATCGCGACCAAACGCGACGACCTCGAGATCCTGCAGCTCCAGCGGCGTGCGAAGGGTTGTCTCGGCTACCTCGTCGGTTCGAAGCGAACGGGCAAGGCGGCGCTCGTCGATGTCACTCGCGCGACTGCGGCGTTCGAGCGAGCTGCCGCCAACCGTGGCTACGAGATCGCACGCGTCTTCGATACGCACATTCACGCCGATCACATCTCCGCGGGCCGCGATCTCGCCGACAAGTACGGCGTCCCGTACCATCTCGGTGAGCCAGCGAACACGCGTGATCCACAGTTCGAGTTCGACGGCCTCGAGCCAAACGAGACGGTGATGGTGGGTGACGTCGCAATCAAAGCCGTTCATACGCCGGGTCACACGACCGGGATGACGTCCTATTTCGTCGAAGACGAGGCGCTGCTGACCGGCGACACGCTGTTCGTCGAATCGATCGGTCGGACCGAACTGCAGTTCGCCGGCGAGGACGCAAAAAGCGGTGCTCGCGTCCAGTACGAGACGCTCCAGCACAAGATCGCCACGATGCCCGACCACGTCAAGATCCTCCCCGGGCACTTCTCGCTGACCGACGACGGCGAATACATCGACGTCGAACCCGGCATGCCGATGTTCTCGACCGTCGGCGACATCTGGGCGAAAAACGAGATCATCTCGCTCGAGGAAGACGAGTTCGTCGAGCACATGTTCGAGAACCTGCCCTCGAAGCCGCCAAACTACGAGAAAGTTATCGAGACGAACCTCGGCGTCTACGAACCCGATGGCGAGGACGAGCGCAACGAACTCGAACTCGGACCCAACCGCTGTGCGGCGACCGAGGACAGCGCCGTCGCTGACGACTGA
- a CDS encoding NAD(P)/FAD-dependent oxidoreductase — MYTDNGFDYDVAVVGGGPAGLTSALYTTRLGLDTIVIDRGGGRAAMMRETHNVIGIGEETSGNELLQAAREQIQGYGAEYQRDLVEDVTPLGDDADDGFRVSTGDESYQVCRVVLAMGFTDNRPEPPLPPTGRGLHYCLHCDAYMFVDEPVYVMGTGEAAAYVAMIMLNYTDDVDLLTRGEEPEWSDETATMLEAHPVDVISEELVGMNKGENGWLESFEFADGQVRSYTGGFPMYGSDYHDNIVDALALERNDDGTVAVDDHGQTSVEGVYAVGDLTPGHKQIPVAMGEGANTGIAVHKDLRAFPRSLEEIESQGEVTAADVPAISSTLESTAVDHEGHAGGPDEQSLTASDD, encoded by the coding sequence ATGTATACGGACAACGGATTCGACTACGACGTTGCGGTCGTCGGCGGCGGGCCGGCCGGACTGACGAGTGCGCTCTACACGACGCGACTGGGTCTCGATACGATCGTTATCGACCGCGGCGGGGGTCGCGCGGCGATGATGCGCGAGACGCACAACGTCATCGGAATCGGTGAGGAGACGTCGGGAAACGAGCTGTTGCAGGCCGCTCGAGAACAGATTCAGGGCTACGGCGCGGAGTACCAGCGCGACCTCGTCGAGGACGTGACGCCCCTCGGCGACGATGCAGACGACGGCTTCCGTGTTTCGACGGGTGACGAGTCCTATCAAGTCTGTCGTGTCGTCCTCGCGATGGGCTTTACCGACAACCGCCCAGAGCCGCCGCTTCCGCCGACTGGTCGAGGGCTGCACTACTGTCTCCACTGTGATGCCTACATGTTCGTCGACGAACCCGTCTACGTGATGGGGACTGGCGAGGCCGCCGCCTACGTCGCGATGATCATGCTGAACTACACCGACGACGTGGATCTGCTCACTCGGGGCGAGGAACCCGAATGGAGCGACGAGACGGCAACGATGCTCGAGGCCCACCCTGTCGACGTCATCTCCGAGGAACTCGTCGGGATGAACAAAGGCGAGAACGGCTGGCTCGAGTCGTTCGAGTTCGCCGATGGACAGGTTCGATCCTACACTGGCGGCTTCCCGATGTACGGCTCTGATTACCACGATAACATCGTCGACGCGTTAGCACTCGAGCGAAACGACGACGGAACCGTCGCTGTCGATGACCACGGCCAGACCTCCGTCGAAGGCGTGTATGCAGTCGGCGATCTCACGCCCGGGCACAAGCAGATCCCGGTCGCGATGGGAGAAGGGGCGAACACGGGGATCGCGGTTCACAAAGACCTCCGAGCGTTCCCGCGCTCGCTCGAGGAGATCGAGTCACAGGGCGAGGTGACGGCTGCGGACGTCCCCGCGATCTCGTCGACGCTCGAGTCGACTGCTGTCGATCACGAGGGCCATGCTGGCGGTCCCGACGAGCAGTCTCTGACCGCGTCCGACGACTGA